The segment ACCAAGACCCTGTGCGCTGATGACGGCGCTCAACGTACCGAAGGGGCTCTGATTCCAGATGCTGCGTGCCTGTTCTATCCGGTAACCGGCAAAAGCCAAGTATGGTTCGAACCCCTGAAACATCTTGAACTTCGAAAGGACTGAATCGCTGAGGAAGTAGTAGTCGTCCCTCAACAGATTCCTCGTGCATGCATCGTCGTAAAGCATAGAATACAGCACAGCGAGTCGCTCTATTTTCTCACCTCCCTGGGCATCCATGAGCAAGCGCAAGTCCGGTTTGCCATTGAAGTCTTCGTGGTACTCCTTATGACAACTGAAACAGAGCGTAGCTCCGTTGCCCGTTTGGAACTCGGCTTCGGGCAAGAAGCTCTTCCGGCAAACATGATGGGCAGCGACCCGATCCGGCGAGTCACAAACAACACATCGATACCCGTCGCGAAGGCGCACGAACCTGCTCCACAAGGTCCGGCACCACCTCCGGCTTCGGCCTACTGTTAGAGCCTGGTTCAATCGAGCAAGTGCCGCCTCGAGCGAGTCGTTGGATCCCGTCATGTGCAACCCCTTCAATGAGACGGTGGCTGGCGCGGAAGTTTCGCCTGCTCATTACGCAACACGTGCGCGGCCGTTGCGAACACGAGCGAAGGCAGCCAGATCCACACGAACTCGCTCCGCAGCACCATCAACCCGCGTACGGTAAAGAAGCGGCTGATGCTCAGCGGCGAGACCTCAATGGGGCGCCACGGAAAAAAGTAGCGGCTGTTCTCCAGGGGCGCGAAGAAGGCCACGCCCAACCCGCCCGTGGTCAGCGCATCCAGAGAGGCGTGAGAGGCAGTCGCGAGGAAGAAGAACAGCCACAGCCTCCCTCGCTGGCGCTCGCGCGGGAAGAACAGCGCCACGACGACGGCCGCAAGCAGCGCCGCAAAAAACAGCGAGTGCGACAGGCCGCGATGCCCGAGCACGTGCTCGTACGGGATGCCGAAGCGGAAGGCGATCACGTCCAGGTCTGGCAGCACGGCGCACGCCGCACCCAGAATCCAGAAGCGTGCGGGCAGAGCCGGGCGCCAGAACGCGGTGCCCAGCGCGAGCGCCGCGGCGGCGTGAGAGAATGCCGAAGCCATATGGGGGTGTTGATGGCGTGCAACGTGGGTCGCGCTCGCCGCTCGCTATCGCGGTGCACGTGTCAGCAGAAGAATTGATCCAGCGTCCTCCAGGCGCAACCGAGATCCTTGAAGATGGTAGCCGCCGTCGAACACCACGCGCCCGGGGTTCCAGTACGACCTGCGGATGCGCAGGTGCCCCTTTTCGGCATCAACGTCGAACCTCGCTTGCCGAAAGCCGTTGGGGGTCCGCAGCACCGCCCTGTAGGCGAACTCCGGCTCGAAGTAGATCGTGGCAGCCGAGTCCAGCATCGTGGCCGACGCCGGACGGCCCTTCGCCACCACGGACTCGACACGCCACCTTCCGTCGATCGGCGTCGGGCGAGTCTTTGCGTAGAACTTGGCCCAGTACGCGAGCTGCACCGCGGCACCGAGAACCATCGTCCGCGCGCCGTATCGCATCCAGATACGGGAGCGACGTTCCACGTTCGGATGAGATGCCTCGGCGGGCAGAACGAGTGCCGCCCTGAGTGGCGCCCAATGCATTGAAAGTATGTAGCACACCATGCCGAAGAGGATGAGCGCCATCAGCAACGCTTCGCCGATCGAGTAGAAGATGTCGATCAGGACGATATTGCCGAGCATCCCGAACAGCAGAAGCGCCCCCAACGGCGTGGTGCGCCTGTAGAGCAGGAGCGCGGCACCCGCGATCTCCGCCGCGGCGATGAAGAGCCGGTACGTGTCCGAATAGCCAAAGAAACCCCAGACCAGAGCGAGCCCGGACAGATCGCCGAACAGGGTGTCGAACTCGTGGAGGAGGCTTACGAACTGCGAGCGGAAGACCTTGGCGAACCCGTAGCCGAACATCCAGAACGCCACAAAGTAGCGGCAGAAGCTGTAAGCGAATGAGCTTTCGGCGGGGG is part of the Longimicrobium sp. genome and harbors:
- a CDS encoding metal-dependent hydrolase; protein product: MASAFSHAAAALALGTAFWRPALPARFWILGAACAVLPDLDVIAFRFGIPYEHVLGHRGLSHSLFFAALLAAVVVALFFPRERQRGRLWLFFFLATASHASLDALTTGGLGVAFFAPLENSRYFFPWRPIEVSPLSISRFFTVRGLMVLRSEFVWIWLPSLVFATAAHVLRNEQAKLPRQPPSH